In Candidatus Hydrogenedentota bacterium, one DNA window encodes the following:
- a CDS encoding MFS transporter, whose product MPRSLYLRLSAMMFLQYAIPACVNPILSLYLMNNLGFSPNQAGQVLAVVAIGAIVAPFMAAYVVDRFVPARVMLAACHGLAGTVIAAFAMSRSFWTIYVLFFIYGLLFLPTHGLSNTVVLHRVRDVKRDFGGIRMWGTAGWVFIAWTFGLFWLKGAPPGEPDPRLADALLLCALLHFTLAAYSCCLPRETKHAENTKTLIPWEAFRVFARPSVIVLSVATLFTSAIHQHYYFGMGPFLKSTGTPENLIMPLMSIGQAAEVLMLWLLGRVLARLGTKRVLIIALAAQALRFTVFGIGSPFPLVVAVIAAHGFCYAFFFTASYIYIDEHSTRQARAGAQQLFTILIMGIGYFLGHATAGKLGDWFLDPATNAINFHQFWAVPAASAVAIALFLLVAFRAEAPLPHPAPSPEEVPGAGAV is encoded by the coding sequence TTGCCTCGTTCACTGTACCTAAGGCTTTCGGCGATGATGTTCTTGCAGTACGCCATCCCGGCGTGCGTGAACCCGATTCTGAGCCTGTACCTGATGAACAACCTCGGGTTTTCGCCCAATCAGGCAGGGCAGGTGCTTGCCGTCGTCGCCATCGGGGCTATCGTGGCGCCATTCATGGCCGCCTATGTCGTCGATCGGTTCGTTCCCGCCCGCGTGATGCTCGCCGCATGCCACGGGCTGGCCGGAACAGTCATCGCCGCCTTCGCGATGTCCCGGTCCTTCTGGACGATCTACGTGCTGTTCTTCATCTACGGGTTGCTGTTTCTTCCCACCCACGGATTGTCGAACACGGTCGTGTTACACCGGGTCCGCGACGTCAAACGCGATTTCGGCGGCATTCGCATGTGGGGCACGGCAGGCTGGGTCTTCATCGCGTGGACTTTCGGCTTGTTCTGGCTCAAGGGCGCGCCTCCCGGCGAACCCGATCCGCGGCTGGCAGATGCCCTGCTTCTGTGCGCCCTGCTCCACTTCACGCTGGCGGCGTACAGCTGTTGCCTGCCGCGTGAGACGAAACATGCCGAGAACACGAAAACCCTCATCCCGTGGGAAGCCTTCCGCGTGTTCGCCCGACCCAGCGTAATTGTGCTCTCCGTCGCCACCTTGTTCACGAGCGCGATCCACCAGCACTACTACTTCGGCATGGGCCCGTTTCTCAAAAGCACCGGCACCCCCGAGAATCTAATCATGCCCCTCATGAGCATCGGACAAGCCGCCGAGGTGCTCATGCTCTGGCTCTTGGGACGCGTTCTGGCCCGCCTCGGCACGAAACGCGTGTTGATTATCGCCCTCGCGGCCCAGGCTTTGCGGTTCACTGTTTTCGGCATCGGTTCGCCGTTCCCGCTCGTAGTGGCGGTGATCGCGGCACACGGTTTCTGTTATGCGTTCTTCTTCACCGCGTCATACATCTACATCGACGAACACAGCACGCGCCAGGCCCGCGCCGGCGCACAGCAGTTGTTCACTATCCTCATCATGGGCATCGGCTACTTCCTGGGCCACGCCACCGCCGGCAAGCTGGGAGACTGGTTTCTCGATCCGGCAACGAACGCCATCAATTTCCACCAATTCTGGGCCGTGCCTGCCGCAAGCGCTGTGGCAATCGCCCTGTTCCTGCTCGTGGCATTCCGCGCGGAAGCGCCTCTGCCCCATCCCGCGCCTTCTCCCGAGGAAGTACCCGGCGCCGGCGCCGTGTGA
- a CDS encoding PIG-L family deacetylase, whose product MSKPVAFAVAAHPDDIEFMMGGTLMLLGKAGYELHYMNVANGSMGTATYSREEIIAMRTGEAQRAAKTLGATFHEPLVDDLDIYYDRELPQRLCAVIRAIKPRIMLVQPPQDYMEDHTNACRLAVSAAFFRGMRNFVTNPPQPPIADPVTLYHALPYGLHDPLRRRVWPGQYVDITTVIDRKRDALACHTSQKEWLDVSQGMDSYLITMEVMSREVGSMSGRFEYAEGWRRHLHLGFCAPEDDPLTQALGDKVLVSLAYEEDLERGNP is encoded by the coding sequence ATGTCCAAGCCTGTCGCATTTGCGGTAGCCGCACACCCGGACGACATCGAATTCATGATGGGGGGCACGCTCATGCTCCTCGGGAAAGCCGGATACGAGTTGCACTACATGAATGTGGCCAACGGCTCCATGGGCACGGCGACGTACTCGCGCGAGGAGATTATCGCCATGCGCACCGGCGAGGCCCAGCGCGCGGCAAAAACCCTCGGCGCGACGTTTCACGAGCCCCTCGTCGACGACCTCGACATCTACTACGACCGCGAGTTGCCGCAACGGCTGTGCGCCGTGATACGCGCCATCAAACCGAGGATCATGCTCGTGCAGCCGCCGCAGGACTACATGGAAGACCACACAAACGCCTGCCGCCTGGCCGTGTCCGCGGCGTTCTTCCGGGGCATGAGGAATTTCGTTACAAACCCGCCGCAACCGCCGATCGCGGACCCCGTGACGCTCTATCACGCATTGCCGTACGGCCTGCACGACCCGCTGCGCAGGCGCGTATGGCCCGGCCAGTATGTCGACATCACAACCGTGATCGACCGCAAGCGCGACGCCCTCGCATGCCACACCAGCCAGAAGGAATGGCTCGATGTGAGCCAAGGGATGGACAGCTATCTCATCACCATGGAAGTGATGTCGCGCGAAGTCGGAAGCATGTCCGGCCGGTTCGAGTATGCCGAGGGCTGGCGCCGCCACCTCCACCTGGGGTTCTGCGCGCCCGAAGACGACCCGTTGACCCAGGCCCTCGGCGACAAGGTCCTCGTGTCGCTGGCCTACGAAGAAGACCTCGAAAGAGGAAACCCATAG